In Saccharothrix syringae, the following are encoded in one genomic region:
- a CDS encoding endo-1,4-beta-xylanase gives MKLTAKSVSRVALVSTLVAAATGAAVLVASPASAGTTLAASATERGRYFGTAVAANKLSDSTYVGILNREFNMVTAENEMKMDATEPNQNQFSFSNGDRIVNHARNQGMRVRGHALAWHSQQPGWMQNMSGTALRNAMLNHITQVATYYKGKIYAWDVVNEAYADGSSGARRDSNLQRTGNDWIEAAFRAARAADPNAKLCYNDYNTDNWSHAKTQGVYRMVQDFKSRGVPIDCVGFQAHFNSGNPVPSNYHTTLQNFADLGVDVQITELDIEGSGSTQAQQYQGVVQACLAVSRCTGITVWGIRDSDSWRASGTPLLFDGSGNKKAAYNSVLSALNSGSGTTTPTSTTTGPTTTSSNPGGGCTATYAEGEKWSDRFNGQVTVSGTNSWIVTVTVSSPQRIIATWNTSPTWDSSGNVMTARPNGSGNTFGFTIQHNGNWSWPSLTCRVG, from the coding sequence ATGAAGCTGACAGCGAAGTCAGTCTCGCGAGTCGCACTCGTGTCGACGCTGGTGGCGGCCGCGACGGGCGCCGCGGTGCTCGTGGCCTCGCCCGCCAGTGCCGGGACCACCCTCGCCGCCTCGGCGACCGAGCGGGGTCGCTACTTCGGTACGGCCGTGGCCGCGAACAAGCTCTCGGACTCGACCTACGTGGGCATCCTGAACCGCGAGTTCAACATGGTCACGGCCGAGAACGAGATGAAGATGGACGCCACCGAGCCGAACCAGAACCAGTTCTCGTTCAGCAACGGCGACCGGATCGTCAACCACGCCCGCAACCAGGGCATGCGGGTCCGCGGCCACGCCCTGGCCTGGCACTCGCAACAGCCGGGCTGGATGCAGAACATGTCCGGCACCGCGCTGCGCAACGCCATGCTCAACCACATCACCCAGGTCGCCACCTACTACAAGGGCAAGATCTACGCCTGGGACGTGGTCAACGAGGCGTACGCCGACGGCAGCAGCGGTGCGCGGCGCGACTCGAACCTCCAGCGCACGGGCAACGACTGGATCGAGGCGGCGTTCCGGGCCGCGCGGGCGGCCGACCCGAACGCGAAGCTCTGCTACAACGACTACAACACCGACAACTGGTCGCACGCCAAGACCCAGGGCGTGTACCGGATGGTGCAGGACTTCAAGTCCCGTGGCGTGCCGATCGACTGCGTCGGGTTCCAGGCGCACTTCAACAGCGGCAACCCGGTGCCGTCGAACTACCACACCACCCTGCAGAACTTCGCCGACCTCGGCGTGGACGTCCAGATCACCGAGCTGGACATCGAGGGCTCCGGCTCCACCCAGGCCCAGCAGTACCAGGGCGTGGTCCAGGCGTGCCTGGCCGTCTCCCGCTGCACCGGCATCACCGTCTGGGGCATCCGCGACAGCGACTCCTGGCGCGCCTCGGGCACCCCGCTGCTGTTCGACGGCTCCGGCAACAAGAAGGCCGCCTACAACTCCGTGCTGTCCGCGCTGAACAGCGGCTCGGGCACGACCACGCCGACGTCGACGACGACCGGCCCGACGACCACCTCGTCCAACCCCGGCGGCGGCTGCACCGCGACCTACGCCGAGGGTGAGAAGTGGAGCGACCGGTTCAACGGCCAGGTCACCGTCTCCGGCACCAACAGCTGGATCGTGACGGTCACCGTCAGCTCGCCGCAGCGGATCATCGCCACCTGGAACACCAGCCCGACCTGGGACTCCAGCGGCAACGTGATGACCGCCCGCCCCAACGGCAGCGGCAACACCTTCGGCTTCACCATCCAGCACAACGGCAACTGGAGCTGGCCCAGCCTGACCTGCCGGGTCGGCTGA